Proteins from one Leptonema illini DSM 21528 genomic window:
- a CDS encoding DUF4254 domain-containing protein — protein sequence MTVQELTAAKANEIFNRAIDDYHKTDDIHAKEQNPFAEGTIESLLYRKNWIDTVQWHLEDEVRAPNIADASVVHLKRWIDRSNQDRNDTVEKIDDWYLTHFRDIKPSPDARLNSESPAWILDRMSIICLKIYHMRLETQRSDATDEHRKKCENKLNVLLEQQSDLGRCLEEYIGDILAGTRMMKVYRQMKMYNDESLNPVLYQKGKSN from the coding sequence ATGACGGTTCAGGAATTGACGGCGGCGAAGGCGAATGAGATCTTCAACAGGGCGATCGACGATTATCATAAAACCGACGACATCCACGCGAAAGAACAGAATCCTTTCGCCGAAGGCACGATCGAAAGCCTGCTCTACCGCAAGAACTGGATCGATACGGTGCAGTGGCATCTTGAAGATGAGGTGCGCGCTCCGAACATCGCCGACGCCTCTGTGGTGCATCTGAAACGCTGGATCGATCGCTCCAATCAGGATCGTAACGATACGGTGGAGAAGATCGACGACTGGTATCTGACGCACTTTCGCGATATCAAGCCCTCGCCCGACGCACGCCTGAATTCAGAGAGTCCGGCGTGGATTCTCGATCGCATGAGCATCATCTGTCTGAAGATCTATCACATGCGTCTTGAGACGCAACGATCCGACGCTACAGACGAGCATCGTAAGAAATGCGAGAACAAACTGAACGTACTGCTTGAACAGCAGAGCGATCTCGGCCGATGCCTCGAAGAGTATATTGGCGACATTCTCGCCGGCACGCGTATGATGAAGGTCTATCGCCAGATGAAGATGTATAACGATGAAAGCCTGAATCCCGTTCTCTATCAGAAGGGCAAGTCGAACTGA
- a CDS encoding DUF2200 domain-containing protein, producing the protein MDRPKIFSMTFASVYPLYIHKAEKKNRTKQEVDQIILWLTGYDEATLRAQIERQVSFEIFFEEAPHINDNVTLIKGVICGYRVEEIEDELMRKIRYLDKLVDELAKGKTMEKILRK; encoded by the coding sequence ATGGACAGGCCGAAAATCTTCTCGATGACCTTTGCAAGCGTGTATCCGCTTTATATTCATAAGGCCGAGAAAAAGAATCGCACAAAGCAGGAAGTCGATCAAATCATCCTCTGGCTGACCGGCTACGATGAAGCGACATTACGGGCGCAGATCGAAAGGCAGGTCAGCTTCGAGATATTCTTCGAAGAGGCTCCGCATATTAACGACAACGTTACGCTGATCAAAGGCGTGATCTGCGGCTACAGGGTAGAAGAGATCGAAGATGAGCTGATGCGTAAGATTCGCTACCTGGACAAGCTGGTGGACGAGCTCGCTAAGGGAAAGACGATGGAAAAGATTCTGCGCAAGTGA
- a CDS encoding LptF/LptG family permease has protein sequence MKLNKLDRYLGGEFIKGFFLALLGLLLVFLSVSINEAMKIESKQPRYLLYMHLLTTIPQLVVTITPAAIMFSVCFVVAQFTMARELVAIFASGISFYRAVAVIFGFAFLLSAVLIAFQNYVVVPSNRVSLDYMEQYRKNTKRKLDVVWQRSFRGKQAFYFVQYLDRESNRVMGGFHILFFKPETTPLKPVRMVEAKNALSTGDRDWKLQLVRETFFDEELNVADVKLHVELPITLDEDLNFFTRPRRDPSELNLAELLDEIENRESAGFSATDYRVHFHATIAFPFMCFIVAVVGAIAGNMGSLRSGGPLIRALLLSTATIFFYIMSIRIGQNLGENNILPPFVAGWASTAVFAVISVVLVIKHRR, from the coding sequence ATGAAGCTGAACAAGCTCGACCGCTATCTTGGAGGGGAGTTCATCAAGGGCTTCTTTCTCGCTCTGCTCGGTCTGCTGCTTGTCTTTCTCAGCGTTTCGATTAACGAGGCGATGAAGATCGAAAGCAAGCAGCCCAGGTACCTGCTCTACATGCATCTTCTGACGACGATACCTCAGCTTGTCGTCACGATCACGCCGGCGGCGATTATGTTCTCGGTCTGCTTCGTCGTCGCACAGTTCACGATGGCTCGCGAGCTGGTCGCCATCTTCGCCTCGGGCATCAGTTTTTATCGCGCCGTCGCCGTCATTTTCGGATTCGCCTTTCTGCTCAGCGCCGTTCTCATCGCCTTTCAAAACTACGTCGTCGTTCCTTCGAATCGAGTTTCGCTCGACTACATGGAACAGTACCGCAAGAACACGAAACGCAAGCTCGACGTCGTCTGGCAGCGCAGCTTTCGCGGAAAGCAGGCCTTTTATTTCGTTCAGTATCTCGATCGCGAAAGCAACCGCGTCATGGGCGGCTTTCACATCCTCTTCTTCAAGCCCGAGACGACCCCTCTCAAACCGGTGCGCATGGTCGAGGCAAAAAACGCCCTGTCTACGGGCGATCGTGACTGGAAGCTACAGCTGGTGCGCGAAACCTTCTTTGACGAGGAACTGAACGTCGCCGATGTAAAGCTGCATGTGGAGTTGCCGATTACGCTGGATGAAGATCTGAACTTCTTTACAAGGCCGCGTCGTGATCCCTCAGAGCTGAATCTGGCCGAGCTGCTTGATGAGATCGAGAACAGAGAAAGCGCCGGATTCAGCGCCACCGATTACCGCGTGCATTTCCATGCGACGATCGCCTTTCCGTTTATGTGCTTCATCGTCGCCGTCGTCGGCGCCATCGCCGGCAATATGGGATCGCTCCGGTCCGGCGGACCGCTGATTCGCGCCCTTCTGCTGTCCACGGCGACGATCTTCTTTTATATCATGTCCATCCGTATAGGACAGAACCTGGGCGAGAATAACATCCTGCCGCCGTTTGTGGCCGGATGGGCGTCGACGGCCGTCTTTGCCGTCATCTCAGTCGTGCTTGTGATCAAGCATCGTCGTTAG
- a CDS encoding glycosyltransferase family 9 protein has product MHLLILRFSAMGDVALIAPVLGALARAYPKVRQTVVTRKEYEPFFYNIPGAEVIGVDLRARKYRGLTGIHRLYRELQRLGPFDYGIDLHGSLRSRMLRFFFRGKMPFARIVKGRKEKRLQIRRRNKVLHQLPHVVERYMHVFERAGLKADTGPGPWITPETRSRKLARDFLVDRKIEKKDTLWIGLAPFAGHKPKTYPFERIRDVVRLIDYHLPCKLFLFGGGKREIALLEELVSIAPDKAVMVAGNLTLEGEIGLMDRLDAMIAMDSFNMHMAALLGRPVLSIWGSTHTFSGFGPYGQDDRNIVQIPTDVLECRPCSIFGNKGCFRGDLACMNWIDPTDVFASLCNIVQRPVPQQIAERKTILARIAQESND; this is encoded by the coding sequence ATGCATCTGCTGATCCTTCGCTTCTCGGCCATGGGTGATGTGGCGTTGATCGCTCCCGTTCTGGGAGCGCTTGCGCGGGCGTATCCAAAAGTCCGCCAGACCGTCGTCACGCGTAAAGAATACGAGCCCTTCTTCTACAATATTCCCGGAGCGGAGGTCATCGGCGTCGATCTGCGTGCGCGCAAATACAGAGGCCTCACAGGTATTCACCGTCTTTATAGAGAGCTACAGCGCCTCGGTCCGTTTGATTACGGCATCGATCTGCACGGCTCGTTGCGTTCGCGTATGCTGCGCTTCTTCTTTCGCGGCAAGATGCCCTTTGCGCGCATCGTCAAAGGCCGCAAAGAAAAACGCCTTCAGATACGAAGGCGCAACAAGGTGCTGCATCAGCTGCCGCACGTCGTCGAACGCTACATGCATGTCTTCGAGCGTGCCGGACTCAAGGCCGATACGGGTCCGGGTCCCTGGATCACGCCCGAGACGCGATCGCGCAAGCTGGCACGTGATTTTCTCGTCGATCGCAAGATCGAGAAAAAAGATACACTCTGGATCGGCCTCGCTCCTTTTGCGGGGCACAAACCGAAGACGTATCCGTTTGAACGTATTCGCGACGTCGTGCGCCTCATCGATTATCATCTTCCCTGCAAGCTCTTTCTTTTCGGAGGTGGCAAACGCGAGATCGCCCTTCTCGAAGAGCTGGTCTCAATCGCTCCCGATAAGGCGGTGATGGTGGCGGGCAATCTGACGCTTGAAGGCGAGATCGGGCTTATGGATCGGTTAGACGCCATGATCGCCATGGATTCGTTTAACATGCACATGGCCGCCCTTCTCGGTCGGCCGGTGTTATCCATCTGGGGATCGACGCATACGTTCTCGGGCTTCGGACCGTACGGTCAGGACGACCGCAACATCGTGCAGATTCCCACCGACGTGCTTGAATGTCGGCCCTGCTCTATTTTCGGGAATAAAGGCTGCTTTCGCGGCGATCTCGCCTGCATGAACTGGATTGATCCGACCGACGTTTTCGCCTCGCTCTGCAACATCGTGCAGCGCCCCGTTCCGCAGCAGATCGCCGAACGCAAGACGATCCTTGCTCGCATCGCGCAGGAATCGAACGACTAA
- a CDS encoding YciI family protein, with the protein MKVIVFVKATEESEAGEMPEEQLFEDMTKFNEELVKAGIMLAGEGLKPSSEGARVVFSGKQRKVIDGPFAETKELVAGFWIWQVKSLEEAIEWVKRCPNPMKGESIIEIRPVFEDEDFGEALTPELRERQDRLREATESRQ; encoded by the coding sequence ATGAAAGTGATCGTTTTTGTGAAGGCTACGGAAGAGAGCGAAGCCGGAGAAATGCCCGAAGAGCAACTCTTTGAGGATATGACGAAATTCAACGAAGAGCTGGTCAAGGCGGGCATCATGCTTGCCGGCGAAGGACTGAAGCCAAGCTCTGAGGGGGCCCGCGTGGTCTTTTCAGGCAAACAGCGCAAGGTCATCGACGGTCCGTTTGCCGAGACGAAAGAGCTTGTAGCCGGGTTCTGGATCTGGCAGGTGAAGTCGCTTGAAGAGGCCATCGAATGGGTGAAGCGCTGTCCGAACCCGATGAAAGGCGAATCCATCATCGAAATCAGGCCGGTCTTTGAAGACGAAGATTTCGGAGAAGCGCTCACGCCCGAGCTGCGCGAAAGGCAGGATCGTCTTCGCGAGGCGACCGAATCGCGGCAATGA
- the proC gene encoding pyrroline-5-carboxylate reductase produces MSALPEQIKVGFLGFGKMARSIAEGLQKENRWLTGACDVMPFASEQTKAFASAGELEQWADLILLCVKPQDMATAVASLQGSRPCLSIAAGLSLDTIRSFFKGPAPLLARSMPNLGATVGLSTTAIYCEDEALRALSVELFGAVGYAFAVGKEDLMHGVTGLSGSGPAYVFLLIQAMAEAGVREGIPFDDALKMAVQTVLASATLLAGSSDHPAEWIRRVSSPAGTTIEGMAALEENGMRHAIYEAVHRATERSRELGKKK; encoded by the coding sequence ATGAGCGCATTGCCTGAACAGATCAAGGTCGGATTTCTGGGCTTCGGTAAGATGGCCCGTTCCATCGCCGAGGGCCTTCAGAAAGAGAATCGCTGGCTGACCGGAGCCTGCGATGTGATGCCGTTTGCTTCTGAGCAGACGAAGGCCTTTGCCTCGGCCGGCGAGCTTGAGCAATGGGCCGATCTGATCCTGCTCTGCGTGAAGCCGCAGGATATGGCGACGGCGGTGGCCTCGCTTCAGGGAAGCCGCCCCTGCCTTTCGATCGCCGCCGGCCTCTCTCTCGATACGATTCGCTCTTTCTTTAAAGGACCGGCGCCTCTGCTGGCCCGCTCCATGCCCAATCTCGGCGCTACTGTCGGACTTTCGACGACGGCGATCTACTGCGAGGACGAGGCGCTGCGAGCGTTATCCGTCGAGCTTTTCGGCGCCGTCGGTTACGCCTTTGCCGTCGGGAAAGAGGATCTGATGCACGGCGTGACCGGGCTTTCAGGTTCGGGGCCGGCCTACGTCTTTCTTTTGATTCAGGCGATGGCCGAGGCCGGTGTGCGCGAAGGCATCCCCTTTGACGACGCTTTAAAGATGGCCGTGCAGACGGTGCTTGCCTCGGCGACTCTGCTTGCCGGTTCGTCGGATCATCCGGCGGAGTGGATTCGGCGCGTCAGCTCGCCGGCAGGAACGACGATCGAAGGCATGGCGGCCCTCGAAGAAAACGGTATGCGTCATGCGATCTATGAGGCCGTGCATCGAGCGACGGAACGCAGTCGCGAGCTCGGCAAGAAGAAATAA
- a CDS encoding LIC12015 family protein: protein MTVINKLSKASVLALLLLPLFASCGDGQALVTFKDDGKEQKITRGEMKTFLTATMGAYDPTKITVAMQDEVLQNLALIRVAALAGKKEGLDKGEEFQRNQIMIDRRALIAGFDLYLKVNASSHKYKMLDAQMLFLKNDPQSDRKAEAEELLKKLNDAKDDAEVEKIMFASNENNRYRIQAGYLDPYCISCNPNPLTELTDPIKDRSDKKFVIVTNEQGIWLIRSLKVRDVKGDDLERIFLDFQRRAQNAIKKYYEQAGQAPKGEEKHPGMMSDEEVKTFAKEQAEAQVRRETRSLLAGEIENLKKEYPITFESGENPPEMWKEAPADDTLLFKIKDQAYRYADLKKEAGIEKMAPEEQFMLAMQVLLPSELLKKSSQYDKVVKSDEVEYVQALYTNDLLANLYIGREASKTTVTDEEIKQMYELRQFNEFKGKTLAQVKDQIQMGLMQEKRQSAFQAIKKNLFDTYSVKIEREKLKEGKL, encoded by the coding sequence ATGACCGTTATCAACAAACTCAGCAAAGCCTCCGTGCTCGCTCTGCTTCTTCTGCCGCTGTTCGCCTCCTGTGGAGACGGACAGGCGCTCGTCACCTTCAAAGACGACGGCAAAGAACAGAAGATCACACGCGGCGAAATGAAGACCTTCCTCACCGCCACGATGGGAGCTTACGATCCTACGAAGATCACCGTTGCCATGCAGGACGAAGTACTGCAGAATCTTGCCCTGATTCGCGTCGCCGCTTTAGCCGGTAAAAAAGAAGGCCTCGACAAAGGCGAGGAATTCCAGCGCAATCAGATCATGATCGATCGCCGTGCTCTCATCGCCGGATTCGACCTGTATCTGAAAGTGAACGCCTCTTCGCATAAGTATAAGATGCTCGATGCGCAGATGCTCTTTCTCAAGAATGATCCGCAGAGCGATCGCAAGGCCGAAGCCGAAGAGCTTCTCAAGAAGCTGAACGATGCAAAAGACGATGCCGAGGTCGAAAAGATCATGTTCGCCTCGAACGAGAATAATCGCTATCGCATCCAGGCCGGATATCTCGACCCCTATTGCATCTCGTGCAATCCCAATCCGTTAACCGAACTCACCGATCCCATCAAGGATCGCAGCGATAAAAAGTTCGTAATCGTAACAAACGAACAGGGCATCTGGCTGATCCGCAGCCTGAAAGTGCGCGACGTGAAAGGCGACGACCTCGAACGCATCTTCCTCGACTTTCAGCGTCGTGCTCAGAACGCCATCAAGAAGTATTACGAACAGGCCGGCCAGGCTCCGAAAGGCGAAGAGAAGCATCCCGGCATGATGAGCGACGAAGAGGTGAAAACCTTCGCGAAAGAACAGGCCGAGGCGCAGGTTCGCCGTGAAACACGTAGCCTGCTTGCCGGCGAGATCGAGAATCTAAAAAAGGAATATCCCATCACCTTCGAAAGCGGCGAAAATCCGCCTGAGATGTGGAAGGAAGCGCCGGCAGACGATACGCTGCTTTTCAAGATCAAGGATCAGGCCTATCGTTACGCCGATCTGAAGAAAGAGGCAGGTATCGAGAAGATGGCGCCCGAAGAACAGTTCATGCTTGCCATGCAGGTTCTTCTGCCTTCTGAGCTTCTAAAGAAATCGTCGCAATACGATAAGGTCGTGAAATCCGACGAGGTCGAGTATGTCCAGGCTCTTTATACGAACGACCTGCTTGCAAACCTTTATATCGGCCGCGAAGCGTCGAAGACGACGGTGACCGACGAAGAAATCAAGCAGATGTATGAGCTTCGCCAGTTCAATGAGTTCAAGGGCAAAACCCTGGCTCAGGTAAAAGATCAGATTCAGATGGGACTGATGCAGGAAAAGCGCCAGTCGGCCTTTCAGGCGATCAAGAAGAATCTCTTCGATACTTACAGCGTGAAGATTGAACGCGAAAAGCTTAAAGAAGGCAAGCTCTGA
- a CDS encoding diacylglycerol/polyprenol kinase family protein, whose translation MKWIRISEPIGRGFNLKRKIYHMAGLLVPVMLYGDVFRFLADDPFITRKVLIGLLIAANIALIVMETLRMKHRGFRDLFYRLFGSLMKESERDRIHGTVAYMISNLVLVLFFSDEVVVLSLTFLVLADPLAAFVGIYYGRLRFWNGKSVEGMLAFVAGSFLSGIVFYLIQDALNRGNLPFVLESGSIGVALAILGFAAVVAALAEFFSFTALNGVVDDNLIVPLAAAAAFVIAALSLGFLPATVFFDLNWML comes from the coding sequence ATGAAGTGGATTCGAATCAGCGAACCGATAGGCCGTGGCTTCAACCTGAAGCGCAAGATCTATCACATGGCCGGATTGCTCGTTCCCGTGATGCTGTACGGCGACGTCTTCCGTTTTCTTGCGGACGATCCGTTTATCACGCGCAAGGTGCTGATCGGCCTGCTGATTGCCGCCAATATCGCTCTCATTGTCATGGAAACGCTGCGCATGAAGCATCGCGGATTTCGCGATCTCTTTTATCGCCTGTTTGGATCGCTGATGAAGGAGTCCGAGCGAGATCGTATTCACGGCACCGTCGCCTACATGATCTCAAATCTTGTGCTTGTGCTTTTCTTTTCAGATGAAGTAGTCGTGCTATCGCTGACCTTCCTTGTTCTCGCTGATCCGCTTGCCGCCTTTGTCGGTATCTACTATGGCCGGTTGCGCTTCTGGAACGGCAAGTCCGTCGAAGGCATGCTGGCATTTGTCGCCGGATCGTTTCTTTCAGGGATCGTTTTCTATTTGATTCAGGATGCCTTGAATCGAGGCAATCTTCCTTTTGTTCTCGAATCGGGCTCGATTGGCGTCGCCCTGGCCATCCTTGGATTCGCCGCCGTCGTCGCCGCCCTGGCCGAGTTCTTCTCGTTTACGGCCCTGAACGGAGTCGTCGATGATAACCTCATCGTCCCGCTTGCCGCTGCTGCCGCCTTCGTCATTGCCGCCCTCTCTCTCGGCTTTCTGCCGGCAACCGTCTTCTTTGATCTGAACTGGATGCTCTGA
- a CDS encoding Type 1 glutamine amidotransferase-like domain-containing protein: protein MKNKLFLYSMHVNEKQLQELDRLTGKTDRSEMRIAAIVHATDVFPDAGDWVPGVLDSLRAHGYNVRIKDLNRSTDFDDCDIIWICGGHTYYLRYILQNTGADDAIVRAVAQGKVFAGWSAGAVVAGPTTQFFDLMGDDPEQAPEVVDDGLQLTEYVVVPHCNNPAYRESALLTEERLRASGFKTIPLNDDQVVVIDGYDSMHIV from the coding sequence ATGAAGAACAAACTCTTTCTCTACTCCATGCACGTGAACGAAAAGCAGCTTCAGGAGTTAGACAGACTGACGGGAAAAACCGACCGATCAGAGATGCGCATCGCCGCCATCGTGCATGCAACGGATGTTTTTCCCGATGCCGGCGACTGGGTCCCAGGAGTTCTCGATTCTTTAAGAGCACACGGCTACAATGTTAGAATAAAGGATCTGAATCGCAGCACGGACTTCGACGATTGTGATATCATCTGGATATGCGGCGGGCATACCTACTATCTGCGCTATATCCTCCAAAACACCGGCGCCGATGATGCGATTGTCAGGGCCGTCGCGCAGGGAAAAGTCTTCGCAGGATGGAGTGCGGGCGCCGTCGTTGCCGGCCCTACGACGCAGTTTTTCGACTTAATGGGCGATGATCCCGAGCAGGCGCCTGAAGTCGTCGACGACGGCCTGCAGCTAACCGAATACGTCGTGGTGCCGCATTGCAACAATCCGGCATACAGAGAATCGGCCCTGCTCACCGAAGAGCGACTGAGGGCTTCTGGTTTTAAGACGATTCCGTTGAACGATGATCAGGTCGTCGTTATAGACGGCTACGATTCGATGCACATAGTATGA
- a CDS encoding neutral/alkaline non-lysosomal ceramidase N-terminal domain-containing protein, whose translation MKRVIATVFAFILLTSASAPGYSEEAGQETGSDAFPFEAGMSRVDITGPAVGIMFWGYAQEGQKGEGIHLRQYARSLVIKDTQSGRLLAYVTGELGGIPHEIHRDVVARLRKEVDPRFNMANVLLNGSHTHSGPAGFFHYIENSIYTTKFFPEYYNVIVDGIVRSIRDAYLKKAPAQLLIGSTAVEGAGVNRSLVAYNANPEEERKRYTTNIDTTMVQISVKTSKGTIGVINWFGVHPTSMTFDNHLISSDNKGYASYLAEREALKRGQKDFVAIFAQANEGDVTPNLNLNNTGPGKDMFESTKIIGERQYEASRRLLFSDELRPLPAGLRFTQSFIDMPNSVVKKEFSGTGKDERTCLSAYGYALAAGSTEEGGGHWLFHEGMKDENRRFYIDWLAAHMLQSPTEELRECQRPKAVLFAMGETKPHPSLSQILPIGLVSVGDFVLIVSPNEVTTMSSRRMKDTVRKVLGDRARDIALSGLTNDFAGYVTTREEYSTQQYEGGHTLHGPFSLALFQQEYDRLAKDLRDDRPSNPGRAPRDLSASVQKTEIPGRRLVESFEAGVMTPNPTSVQIGETVRCDVRALHPNIAYPKQRSYFDVERKEGNAWKVVYNDADWATKFYFKQALLPVLPDRIELVWETTGEDKPGIYRLKHSSFYKSADGKEVPYSVACPEFELK comes from the coding sequence TTGAAGAGAGTCATCGCGACGGTATTTGCATTCATTCTGTTAACGTCGGCGTCCGCGCCGGGCTATTCTGAAGAGGCCGGTCAGGAAACCGGGTCTGACGCCTTTCCTTTTGAGGCCGGCATGTCCAGGGTTGATATAACAGGCCCGGCCGTCGGTATCATGTTCTGGGGATACGCCCAGGAAGGCCAGAAGGGCGAGGGCATTCACCTGCGACAGTATGCAAGGTCTCTCGTCATAAAAGACACGCAGAGCGGTCGGCTTCTGGCTTATGTAACGGGCGAACTTGGCGGAATCCCGCATGAGATCCATCGGGACGTTGTGGCGCGCCTCCGGAAAGAGGTGGATCCGAGGTTCAATATGGCGAACGTTTTACTCAACGGATCGCATACACATAGCGGACCGGCAGGCTTCTTCCATTATATTGAGAATTCCATCTACACGACAAAATTCTTTCCAGAATACTATAACGTCATCGTCGACGGCATCGTGCGTTCGATTCGCGACGCTTATTTAAAGAAAGCGCCGGCTCAGCTGCTCATCGGCAGCACAGCCGTCGAAGGGGCCGGAGTGAACCGATCGCTCGTCGCCTATAACGCCAATCCCGAAGAAGAGCGCAAGCGCTATACGACCAACATCGATACGACGATGGTGCAGATCTCCGTTAAAACGTCGAAGGGAACGATCGGCGTTATCAACTGGTTCGGAGTGCATCCGACAAGCATGACGTTCGACAACCATCTGATCTCGTCTGATAATAAAGGCTATGCGTCGTATCTTGCAGAACGTGAGGCGTTGAAGCGCGGCCAGAAGGATTTCGTCGCCATCTTCGCCCAGGCTAACGAAGGAGACGTAACGCCTAACCTGAATCTGAATAATACCGGACCCGGTAAGGATATGTTCGAGAGCACGAAAATCATCGGAGAGCGTCAGTATGAGGCGAGTCGCCGGCTGCTTTTCAGCGACGAACTGCGTCCGTTGCCGGCCGGGCTCCGTTTCACTCAGTCTTTCATCGATATGCCGAATTCCGTCGTTAAAAAAGAATTCTCGGGAACGGGCAAAGACGAGCGTACCTGCCTTTCAGCCTACGGCTATGCCCTGGCTGCCGGCTCCACCGAAGAAGGCGGCGGTCACTGGCTTTTTCATGAAGGCATGAAGGACGAGAATCGCCGTTTCTATATCGATTGGCTGGCCGCTCATATGCTCCAGTCGCCGACGGAGGAGCTGCGCGAATGCCAGAGGCCGAAGGCCGTGCTTTTTGCGATGGGCGAGACGAAGCCGCATCCATCGCTATCGCAGATTCTGCCCATCGGTCTTGTCAGCGTCGGCGATTTCGTTCTCATCGTATCGCCGAACGAGGTGACGACGATGTCAAGCCGTCGCATGAAAGATACCGTTCGCAAGGTACTCGGCGACCGGGCACGTGACATCGCTCTTTCAGGGTTAACAAACGACTTCGCCGGATACGTCACCACACGCGAAGAATACTCCACACAGCAATACGAAGGCGGACACACGCTGCACGGCCCGTTCTCTCTGGCGCTCTTCCAGCAGGAATACGATCGCCTGGCAAAAGATCTGCGTGACGACCGGCCGAGCAATCCCGGCAGGGCGCCGAGAGATCTGAGCGCCAGCGTTCAGAAGACCGAGATACCGGGCCGCCGCCTCGTCGAGAGCTTCGAGGCCGGCGTCATGACTCCGAATCCCACGTCGGTGCAGATCGGTGAAACGGTGCGCTGCGATGTGCGGGCGTTGCATCCGAATATCGCTTATCCGAAGCAGAGGTCTTACTTTGACGTTGAACGCAAAGAAGGCAATGCCTGGAAGGTCGTGTATAACGACGCCGATTGGGCGACGAAGTTTTATTTCAAGCAGGCCCTGCTGCCGGTCCTTCCTGATCGTATCGAGCTTGTCTGGGAAACGACAGGCGAAGATAAGCCGGGCATCTATCGTCTGAAGCATTCGTCGTTTTATAAAAGTGCTGACGGAAAGGAAGTGCCGTATTCGGTAGCCTGTCCGGAGTTTGAGTTGAAATAA